AGATGCATTGTGATAACCCAAGGTTTCTATAGGGGCCCCCTTTTCTTCTGTGCTATCAGGCAAGTCTAAGCAGGAGGAGGAGACGCGCGTTTCTATGCGGTAGTGCTCTTCTTGTTGCTGCTGATCAGTGGTGGTCAAGCTGGGCTGGGTGAGGTTTGGGAGACTGACACCATCACTTGGAGTGCCCTTGCTGGGGGCCTGGCCAAAATGCTTATCATCTGAGGGCTTACGTGAGGCGTTTTTAAGCATATTCTTAAATTCAATCGTCGACGTGGTGGAAATGGTGGAGGCCAGGACTTTCTCCACGCCTGATGTGGGTGGGTGACCCGTGGGAGCGGCAAGGGTGTTCTGCGGAGAGAAAAGGGAACGATGTGGGACTGGGTGAGGAGAGTCTGGGTACTGCTTCTGTGGCAAACTGAGATGCCCAGTGGTAGATTGAGACAAGCTATTGTGGTTGGAGTCAGGGGTGAAAAATGAATCATTCTTACTCGGTGATGGTGACCGGTCAGACCCAGGTTCATTCCCTCTTACGCTGAAGGCACCAAATAGCCCAGGGGAAGATGAGAGACGGTCACAGTTCTCACTAGAATCCAGGAGGGCCCTTACAGATGGAGGGAAGGCAGACTTTACCCCAAATTCTTGGGCTCTGTGGCTATAACTGGACAGAATTGGCTGGTACTCGGTGGTATCAGACAGCTTGCTTGATTTCAGGATAGATTTGGCTGGTTTCTTCTCTAGGTTCATCATGGCAGAGGGTGGAGGCCCTGAATACTCAAAATCTCTGTAATCCTCATCTTCTTGGAAAGAAGTATCTGGGTAGAACTTTTCCTGTGAAGAGTCCATCAGGGAAGATGGTCTCTCCATTCCATCAGGAGGCTGCTTATAGGGAGATTCACTGCCCAGACCAAAGGGTCGATATGTAGATACAGAATTGGAGAGCTCTCGGGGGTAGCTTTCATCTCTCCCAGGGGGTGGTGATCTTGTACTGCTGGGTGTTGAGGAACCAGGGCTAATGATCTTAGAAAGCAGGGACATAGTATCTACACTGCTGGATGTGGGCTTGTCCATCATCTCATCCTGGGTGGGTGTCCCACTCCGTTCATCCCGTACAGGGGTTCCATCAATGTTGTCGATTGAGGTGCTAGTAGGGCCACGCTGGAAGTCTGAGGGATGGCTCTCTGATGGGGCGCTGGACCCCAAACTGCTCAGGATTGGGATGTTTAAGTTTAAGCCACTGAAACCAGGATTACCTTTTAAGAAGTTGTGGATCTTCATTTCCAGGCTTGGGGAGGTGGACTCTGACTCCAGCTTTGGCTTGGAGACCTCTGAAGATTGGCACATGGTAACTTCAGTAGGTGGGGCAGCAGGGCTAGTATTGTGGGTAGCTGTAAACCCCAAAGAGTTGGACGGTAGTTTAAAAGTAGTGCTTGGGAGCCCTGGGCTTTGCCCAATTGAGGCCTTGCTGGCTGAGGTTGAAGAGACTTCAGAAGTTGATGAGTTAGGAGAATAGTTGAAGCTTTTGGAAATAAAAGGTTGGGCATTAGAGGGCAGATTTCTTCCCTTTATGGTAGAGACTGTGGTGTTGGCAGGGGAGGCTGAAGTGCTCTGTGAGGCAGCTTCACTGGCTGGAACTGGGTTCCCAGTAACACTCTGAAGTAAAGATGACAGGCCTGTAGAAACAAAGATTAGAGGGGTTAAAAAGAATAACTCCCTACCATGCAATGCAAACAATGTAGGCTAATCAGATATTCTCATTCATTTTGGTGGGAACCAGATAGACAAGTGTAAGGCCAAAAGGAATCCAGACCAAACAAGCAATGGCTAAATGTCACAGAAAATACTGGGTCTATTTATCAATAAAGAGCAAATCACTGAAATGTTTCCAGTACAGTCCAGAAATAAGCCCAACGTGGCACAATAAAAGGCAACAGGAAGGGGAGATTTTAATGTCAGAATCATTCATAGTTTAAGTTAGgcaaagcaggaaaagaaaggaggcaaaattatttttcaaacaacACTTTAAGCCAGTATTTCTTAATGTTTGATCTGTGGAAATGTTTCTCTAAATGCAAACAGATCTGTTCTACCTTTCCTGTCCAACCTTCAAACCACAGTTATCTCTAATAATACACATTGTTATTTTCAAGAGGGAGACAGGCAAATGCAATAATATACATTGTTATTTTCAAGATGGAGACAGGCAAATGCAAATATCAGAAATTTATCTGAACAGGAAACACCTTTTTCAAGAAGCATCTCTTGGTAGACTGTTGTTACTTTTTGGAAAACAATGCTTTCAACCATCCAAGTTTTGGTTGTAAAATGTATCTATAATAAACATACACCACAAAGACTTACAAAGACAGACCACCAGGGACACTGGTCCTTTCACAAGAAAACACACAATCCCCATTTTATAGCATGGAAAATCCAAGGATTATTTAGTCCAGATTGACAATGATGAAATTCAACTGTGTTCACTGGCAGTCAAAACTTTCTCAGAAGCACTGAGAAAGAATTCTTCGGGGTAAAGACTGAAGTTCAATAAAGCAAACTGCTCCTGTagaaaattttttagaaaaatatttgacaaaaagaTAACAGAAGGGTCTAtaaattcaatctttttttttttttttttttgagacagagtcttgctctgtcacccaggctggagtgcagtggcgtgatcttggctcactgcaagcttcacctcccaggttcacgccattctccggcctcagcctcccgagtagctgggactataggcacccaccactacgtctggctaatttttttgtatttttttttaagtagagatgggtttcaccgtgttagccaggatggtctcaatctcctgaccttgtgatccacccgcctcggcctcccaaagtgctgggattacaggcatgagccaccacgcccggccttcaatcatatttttaaaaatttacccaaTTTCTTGTCACAAACGAaaacttttggctgggcatggtggctcatgcctgtaatcctagcattttgggcggcagaggcaggaggacggcttgaggccaggagtttgagaccagcctgggcaacatagtgagaatctgtctctaaaaaaattttaaatatcagctgggcatcatggcgcatgcctgcagtcctagctactcaggaggatgaggctggaggatcacttgtgcccagttcaaggttacagtaaactatgtgccactgcactccagcctgggtgacaaaatgagtctctgtatttaaaaataaattagccgggcgcagtggctcaagcctgtaatcccagcactttgggaggccgagatgggcggatcacgaggtcaggagatcgagaccatcctggctaacgcggtgaaaccccgtctctactaaaaaaaaaatacaaaaaactagctgggcgaggtggcgggcacctgtagtcccagctactccggaggctgaggtaggaaaatggcgtatacccgggaggcagagcttgcagtgagctgagatccggccactgcactccagcctgggtgacagagtgagactccgtctcaaaaaaaaaaaaaaaaaaaagtaaataaataaataaaattttaatacacaTTTCACCCACATTTATAGCTTTTAGTCACTGAATACACTAAAATTTTTCCTTAGTAATTATATGATTAAAGAAAATACTTCATGTGATACTTCAATTAATGTTTCCtcaaaatttcaattttaacCCATATTCTAACAGAGTTAAGGTCTAAGGAATTTCAAGTCCCCTCCATCCTTGTAACATTTTAAAGCCATTTCTAAATAATGTTGTATGGTCTTTATTGTTATCCAATACTCAACAATATCCAAACAACTGAAATAATGTTTAGTTATGATcctcctgaagaaaaaaaaaaaatccatgtttcaTTCCAAAGAGTTCCCTAGCCACATAATTAATCCCACctaatagtttcctttttttttcttttttctttttttaagagacaagctcttgctctgtcacccaggctggagtagagtggtgcgataatagctcactgtaacctcaacctcttgggctcaaaagattttcctgccttagcctcccaagtagctgggaccacaggtgtgtgtcactatgcccagctaacttttttattattggtagagataaggtctcactatgctgcccaggctggtctcaaaatcttgggctcaagtgattgttccacttcagcctcccaaagtgctaagattgtaggcatgagccaacatgcccagcctgatttaattctttttctttttttttatctttttttttttttttttgagacagagtcttgctctgccgcccaggctggagtgcagtggccggctctcagctcactgcaagctccgcctcccgggttcacgccattctcctgtctcagcctcccgagtagctgggactacaggcgcctgcctcgtcgcctggctagttttttgtattttttagtagagacggggtttcaccgtattagccaggatggtctcgatctcctgacctcgtgatccgcccgtcccggcctcccaaagtgctgggattacaggcttgagccaccgcgcccggcctgatttaaTTCTTACTAATCATTGTTCTCACAAAACCCAGAAGTCCTCAAACATTAGAATGTGATATATGATAATGTAGTATGATTTTTAGAAGATATTTCAGcatatttttcagatattttgggATAACTTCTTCAAAAGAACATCTTTTTAAGATAGATATACTATTCAAATTTCTGGTAATAGATAAAATTGTCTCTCACCACTAAATATTACTTTTCTCCAATtctccaatcttttttttttttttttaaattatttttaaaaagtcttaaaaacaatagagatgggggttttgctatattgaccaggctggtctcaaactcgtggcctcaagtgattctcccatcgcggcctcccaaagtgttaggattacaggcatgaaccactgtgtccagccaaaagTTTGCTCTTTAATCATAACAAGTCATACTCTGCTCCTTTGCCCACtgaagtctctcttttttttttgagatggagttttgctcttgttgcccaggccagctcactgcaacctctgccttcgggttcaagcgattctcctgcctcagcctcccaagtaattggggttacaggcgcgagccaccacgcccagctaattttttgtattttttgtattttttttttggaaagacagGTTTacccagttggccaggctggtcttgaactcctgacctcaggtgatccacccctccccaaagtgctggaattacaggcatgacccaccacactgGGCCTGAAGTCTCTCTCTTTTGTGTTGTAAATCCGTCAATACCTAGGGCTGTGGATGACACAATCAGaacaaagttctgggatttcgTTAACAGTTTTTGAGGAAATACATCTATTTAAGTTGCTAGATACAAtccttttaaaagtcaaagagaaTTCCACATTCCATAAGGAACCGAGTTCTGTTCAAATTTTGCCTCATCAGAAAATCcacataggccaggcgtggtggttcacacctgtaatcccagcacttcggaaggttgcagtgagccgagatcacaccactgcactccagcctgggcaacagggaaagcccccatctcaaaaacaaacaaacaaacaaacaaataaataaataaaaagggagaaaGCATGAACATGTCAAACTCTCAAATTGTCCCTGATATTAGTAGTACACAACATGTGGTGCAATCATCATCAATTCTTTATTGCTGATGCCAATAGATAGGGGCTGTGGATTATTAATAACACTTAGTTCTGTGTAACAAAATTCTTCTGTATCTCAAGACAAAGCTCACTATAATATGCTTGAATGATCCACTTACATAACAGTTTAGGAAACTGTTTTATACCATTCCTTTCGTAgagagcagggtttctcaacctcagcactactgacacTTTGGGCTAGATAATTCTTTATTGTTGGGGGCTGTCTCAcacattgtaggatatttaggaGCATCCTCCTAAAGGCATCCTCCTAAGTAGCAGCCCTACCATTACCCCAGTTGAGACAACTAAAAAGGTCTCCAGATAATGCCAAGTGTCCTCCCTGGAGGCCTTTGGTTGAGACTACTGATACAGAGTAAATCACTACGCTGAATATACCATCCTGGTATTTGTAAttcattttgtaattatattaCGGTACTTAAAAAGGGTTTTGTTGGTATCTGGAGTGTAAGAGAGTAGAGAGTAGGAAAGATTTATGAAAAAAAGGTTAGAAACAATCAGTGTCATGCACAAAACATAATTAGTACAGCTGAACAGAAAGGGTCAAATGAGAGAGATTATAGGtagttgaaaacaaaaatactacatCTAAgactctagtgatcctcctgccttagccccctgagtagctggaactacaggcatgcaccactatgcccagcttatttatttatttttatttttttattttttttgagacggagtcttgctctaccgcccaggctggagtgcagtggccggatctcagctcactgcaagctccacctcccgggtttacgccattctcctgcctcagcctcccgagtagctgggactacaggcgcccgccacctcgcccggctagttttttgtattttttagtagagacggggtttcacggtgttagccaggatggtctcgatctcctgacctcgtgatccgcccgtctcggcctcccaaagtgctgggattacaggcttgagccaccgcgcccggcctatttatttatttattttttttgagacggagtcttgttctttcgcccaggctggagtgcagtggcatgatctctgctcactgcaacctccgcctcctgggtttacactattctcctgcctcagcctcccaagtagctgggactacaggtgcccgcaacaacatccgtctaattttttgtatttttaatagagtcagggtttcactgtgttagccaggatggtcttgatctcctgacctcgtgatctgcccacctcggcctcccaaagtgctgggattacacacatgagccattgcgcctggcgcTAATGTTTAATtctgttgtagagacagggtttcactatgttcccGAAGCgtcataaaaaaattttttttttttttgggagactgagtcttgctctgtcgcccatgctggagtgcagtgtcgtgatcccGGCTCATGTGATCTCAGCACACCTACAtgtgtgcgtcaccacacccagctaattttcatattttcagtagagacggcatttcaccatgttggccaggctggtcttgaactgatgaCCTTAGGCGaggagcctcccaaagtgctgcgattacaggtgtgagcgactgcGGCTGGCCAAATTTTTTGATAATAGATGGACCTTTCCTATTGTCTTTAGCTTTggttaacattaaaattaataaaactcaaCATATATAAACCTATATTAAAAGCTGGGACTAATGCAGCCCCTAGGGTGTCATGATGTTGGTGAAATAATACTGAACTCCAGTCAAGAAATCTGGCTTTCAGTCTCGGTTCATATTGAATAGAAAGGTATGTGACCATAAGCAGGTCTTACCACCTTACTGAGTCTTAGTTTCCTTACTTGAAAAGTAAGGGATTAGACTAGATAATGCTTAGTCTCTTTCAGCTTTGACATTTTATAATTCTTCAGATGTCCGCTCACAGatgataaacataaaaagaataggatgggcgcagtggctcacgcctgtaatcctggcactttgggaggctgaggtgggcagactgcctgaggtcaggagttcgaggccagcctggcccaacataatgaaagcccgtctctactaaaaatacaaaaattagatggacgtggtggcgggtgcctgtaatcctagctacttgggaggctgaggttgcagtgagccgagagtgggccattgctctccagcatgggcgacaagagtgaaattccatctcaaaaaaaaaaaaaaaaaaaagaagaatgaccaccaggcatggtggctcacgcctataatcccagcactttgggatgctggggtgggtagatcacctgaggtcaggagttggagaccaacctggccaacatggagaaaccccatctctactaaaaatacaaaaattagccaggcatggtggtgcaggtctgtaatcccagctgctagggaggctgaggcaggagaatcacttgaaccaggaggtggaggttgcagtgagccgagattgctccactgcacaccagctgggcaacagagtgagactccatctcaaaaataaaaaataatttaaaaaataaataaataaaaataataatgaattaacTGTGTTATACATTTTATGGCTCTGGATTCCTCAGAAATGGAATCCAGGATTAATTTAAGCCAGAGACAAACATTCACAATTCGAGTCCCTCTGGCACATGTCAGTTACCTTGCAGTGCAGGGGCTGACTGTGTCTGGGTTTTGGAAAGTGCAGACAGAATGCTCTCTGGGGTGATCTCCACCTTGGAGAGGATATTTGCCAGAGGGTTGTGAGATGTTGTCGTGGCAGGTGCAGGTGTTTTCAGGCCACTGGTGAGGTTGCTGGGGCTGGTGGGAGTTCCTGGAGAAGGTCTTGATGCAGGACTGACCCCTGGTGGCAGAAAGATGAACTCAagaaaatgcaattcaaaatgaCTTCAATTCCCCATACTTTCCACTCACTTCAATGAGTTTGATATAATTAACAGGAATTCTTCTGTGGTTGATCCACAAATGGTCCATCATAACATGacatgtacaaaaaaaaaaaatctgaaaagattaAGATTATCTCCTTTTACTTGGAACAccattaaaacaaacaagtattggccgggcgaggtggctcacacttgtaaccccagcactttgagaagccgaggcagtcggatcacctgaggtcagaagtttgagaccagccaaccaacatggggaaaccccatctctactaaaaataaaaaattagccgggtgtggtggcaggcgcctgtaatcccagctacttggaaggctgaggcaggaggtgaacccaggaggtagaggttgcggtgagacaAGAgttgagacagagtgagactccgtctcaaaaaaacaaacaagtattAAGTGATTTGCATAGTTTTGAGAGCCccaatatttcttatttatttttaaaaaacagaaacagggtcttgctatgttgccccgtgtggtcttgaactcttgacttcaagtgatcctcccaccttggctttccaaaatgCTGGCAATTAACGGcgtgtgccgccacacctggacaatatttcttttttctccaccaaATGGCACCTACAGCTTAGAGCActgtaggtactcaataaatactgctGGCTGACTGGACGCTGAGAGCCACTACAGTTGTATAACTCAGTCACTGCATAATTTTATGTGACTGGTAaattatgtgctttttttttcttttgtgggggggacagagtctcgttctgtcacccagactggagtgcagtggcgtaatctcagctcactgcaagctccgcctcctgggttcacgccattctcctgcctcagcctcccgagcagctgggactacaggcgcccgccaccacgtccggctaattttttgtatttttagtagagacggggtttcaccgtgttagccagggtggtctcgatctcctgacctcgtgatccacccgcctcggcctcccaaagtgctgggattacaggcgtgagtcactgcgcccggcagtTATGTGCTTTtgaaacagctttttttttttttttttttttttgagacggagtctcgctctgtcgcccaggctggagtgcagtggctggatctcagctcactgcaagctccgcctcccgggtttacgccattctctcgcctcagcctcccgagtagctgggactacaggcgcccgccacctcgcccggctagttttttgtattttttagtagagacggggtttcaccgtgttagccaggatggtctcgatctcctgacctcgtgatccgcccgtctcggcctcccaaagtgctgggattacaggcttgagccaccgcgcccggcctgaaacagcttttaaaatgagattatttaagaaatttcctttatatttttacattttaaaacactggGTTGATCTTtaactggaaataaaatatataaagagaaaaacatttgatatttaaaaaaagataaaaaaatatgaacagatatttcacaaagaaacataagtgataagcaaaggaaaaaaatttttaacatctttcatagaagaaatggaaattaaacaactttttAAGGTTGGATTTGTAGACTCCACAAGGCAAGTAACTGGAGAAGGTAAGGAACAACAGAAACTTTCATGTATTAGTCATATAAAATAGCACTTTTTTGGATATCAATTTAGTCATAATATATtaaaagactttatttatttttatttagtttttgagatgtggtctcactgtgttgctcaggctggagtgcagtggctattcacaggcgtgGTCACAGTGAACTACACAGCCTGgaattcctggcttcaaatgatcctcctgcctttgcctcccgagtagctgggactacacggtATCCCACCATGGCtggcaaaatttatttaaaaaatttcgggctgggtgcagtggctcaagattgtaatcccaacattttaggaggccaagatgggaggaacgcttgagcccaggagttcaagatcagcctggataacatagtaagatgctgtctctatcaaaaaacccacaaaacgtAGCCAGATGTGTTGGCgtacacctgtggtctcagctactcaacggctcaggtgggaggatcacttgaacccgtaagtttgaggttacagtgagccatgattgcaccactgcactccagcctgggtgacggagtgaaaccttgtttcaaaataaataaataaacagccgggcatggtggctcacgcctgtaatcccagcactgtgggaggctgaggcgggcggatcatgaggttaggagatcgagaccatcctggctaacacagtgaaaccttgtctctactaaaaatacaaaaaattagctgggcgtggtggtgggcgcctgtagtcccagctactctggaggctgaggcaggagaagggcgtgaacccgggaggcggagcttgcagtgagctgagattgtgccactgcactccagcagtctgggggacagagcgagactctttctcaaaaaaaataaaaaataattaacaaaattacattaaaaagtgtTATATACTTAGCTCTTTCAAAGGGttattcataaaatttttatcatttacagtatttttttttttttgagacagagtcttgctctgtcgcccaggctggagtgcagtggcttgatcctggctcactgcaacctctgccttctgggttcaaatgatactcatgcctcagccttctgagtagctgggattacaggtatgtgccaccacagctggctaattttttcttttttttgagacgcagtcttgctcagtcgcccaggctgaagtgtagtggtgtgatcttggctcactgcaacctccgcctcccaggttcaagcgattgtcctgcctcagcctcccaggtagctgggactacaagcgcatgccaccatgcccggctaaattttgtatttttagtagacagggtttcaccaagttggccaggctggtctcgaactcctgacttcagctgatccacctgccttggcttcccaaagtgctgggattacaggcgtgaaccaccacgcctggcctaatttttgtttttttagtagagatggggttttgcgaagttgtccaggttggtctcgaactcctggcctcaagtgatccacctgcctccatctcccaaagtggtgggattgcaggcgtgagccaccacacctggccctacaGTATTCTTCATAACagtaaaaaactggaaacatacTAAGTGCCTAATAATAAAGGATTAGATAAGTTACCAAATgctatgcagctattaaaaatgatgtagataaatatttaa
This Rhinopithecus roxellana isolate Shanxi Qingling chromosome 8, ASM756505v1, whole genome shotgun sequence DNA region includes the following protein-coding sequences:
- the RPRD2 gene encoding regulation of nuclear pre-mRNA domain-containing protein 2 isoform X4 translates to MAAGGGGGSSKASSSSASSAGALESSLDRKFQSVTNTMESIQGLSSWCIENKKHHSTIVYHWMKWLRRSAYPHRLNLFYLANDVIQNCKRKNAIIFRESFADVLPEAAALVKDPSVSKSVERIFKIWEDRNVYPEEMIVALREALTSTNPKAALKSKIVAEFRSQALIEELLLYKRSEDQIELKEKQLSTMRVDVCSTETLKCLKDKTGGKKFSKEFEEASSKLEEFVNGLDKQVKNGPSLTEALENAGIFYEAQYKEVKVVANAYKTFANRVNNLKKKLDQLKSTLPDPEESPVPSPSMDAPSPTGSESPFQGMGGEESRSPTMESEKSATPEPVTDNRDVEDMELSDVEDDGSKIIVEDRKEKPAEKSAVSTSVPTKPTENISKASSCTPVPVTMTATPPLPKPVNTSLSPSPALALPNLANVDLAKISSILSSLTSVMKNTGVSPASRPSPGTPTSPSNLTSGLKTPAPATTTSHNPLANILSKVEITPESILSALSKTQTQSAPALQGLSSLLQSVTGNPVPASEAASQSTSASPANTTVSTIKGRNLPSNAQPFISKSFNYSPNSSTSEVSSTSASKASIGQSPGLPSTTFKLPSNSLGFTATHNTSPAAPPTEVTMCQSSEVSKPKLESESTSPSLEMKIHNFLKGNPGFSGLNLNIPILSSLGSSAPSESHPSDFQRGPTSTSIDNIDGTPVRDERSGTPTQDEMMDKPTSSSVDTMSLLSKIISPGSSTPSSTRSPPPGRDESYPRELSNSVSTYRPFGLGSESPYKQPPDGMERPSSLMDSSQEKFYPDTSFQEDEDYRDFEYSGPPPSAMMNLEKKPAKSILKSSKLSDTTEYQPILSSYSHRAQEFGVKSAFPPSVRALLDSSENCDRLSSSPGLFGAFSVRGNEPGSDRSPSPKHPCRSHGSPTHIRRGESPGLHHFHHVDD